One genomic window of Candidatus Cloacimonadota bacterium includes the following:
- a CDS encoding thiamine ABC transporter substrate-binding protein, which translates to MRNAVIFIIIGLCFYGCFWQKEEIVDFHSDTLHVYATEIFLNEDFYSEMFPLFENIFNCEVDTKIFPDVFAILDSLKNIPDSLQNIDIIFGLDNVVYPDIYKDSLLIAYEAKNLRFVEKKNLIDPTFQTTPVSFCQIGFIYNNYQIEKVPSTFGEMQDGIFKEKIILMNPRTSSLGRAMLIWSVAAFGSNGYGHFWRSVKENIYTVADNNDDAYNMFLAAQAPLVIGYNTTPVYHQIMENSQKYKTTIPSEGSYNYYLTAGIHRSTHNLEMSQKFIEFILSEDFQTYIPKRMWMYPVNKQIELGPKYELLPKSTKDYSKTFSDRSINRNISAWLKRWESIMLK; encoded by the coding sequence ATGAGAAACGCAGTAATATTCATTATAATTGGATTATGCTTTTATGGTTGCTTTTGGCAAAAGGAAGAGATTGTCGATTTTCATTCAGATACATTGCACGTTTATGCCACAGAAATTTTTCTGAATGAGGATTTTTACAGTGAAATGTTTCCATTATTTGAAAACATTTTCAATTGTGAAGTTGACACAAAAATTTTTCCCGATGTTTTTGCAATATTAGATTCTTTGAAGAACATTCCTGATAGCTTGCAGAACATCGATATTATTTTTGGCTTAGATAATGTTGTCTATCCTGATATTTACAAGGATAGTCTTTTAATTGCATACGAAGCAAAGAACTTACGCTTTGTAGAAAAAAAAAATTTGATCGATCCAACTTTTCAAACAACACCTGTCAGTTTTTGTCAGATAGGATTCATTTACAATAACTATCAGATAGAAAAAGTTCCCTCGACCTTTGGAGAAATGCAGGATGGTATTTTTAAAGAGAAGATAATTCTAATGAATCCTCGCACTTCCAGTTTGGGAAGAGCAATGCTTATCTGGTCGGTAGCAGCTTTCGGTAGTAATGGCTATGGGCATTTCTGGCGAAGTGTAAAAGAAAATATCTACACAGTTGCCGATAATAATGACGATGCATATAACATGTTTTTAGCTGCACAAGCGCCTTTGGTAATTGGCTACAATACAACACCGGTTTATCATCAGATCATGGAGAATTCGCAGAAATATAAAACAACGATTCCTTCAGAAGGCAGCTACAATTATTATCTTACTGCAGGAATTCATCGTTCTACTCATAATTTGGAAATGTCTCAGAAATTCATTGAATTCATTCTTTCAGAAGATTTTCAAACTTACATTCCCAAACGCATGTGGATGTATCCTGTAAATAAACAAATTGAATTGGGACCAAAATATGAATTATTACCGAAATCTACAAAAGATTATTCAAAAACATTTTCTGATCGTTCGATCAATCGAAACATCTCCGCCTGGCTGAAACGCTGGGAATCGATAATGCTGAAGTAA
- a CDS encoding DUF6485 family protein, translating into MNCENKQKNLEYCNCTYSCGKKGTCCECLHYHRKMRQLPACFFPADAEKTFNRSYKHFVELFNQGKI; encoded by the coding sequence ATGAATTGTGAAAATAAACAAAAAAATCTGGAATATTGTAACTGCACATATTCTTGTGGAAAGAAAGGAACCTGCTGCGAATGTCTGCATTATCATCGCAAAATGCGCCAACTTCCTGCCTGTTTTTTCCCAGCAGATGCCGAAAAAACCTTCAACAGATCTTATAAACATTTTGTAGAGCTATTCAATCAAGGCAAAATATGA
- a CDS encoding tRNA (cytidine(34)-2'-O)-methyltransferase, translating into MAAKTNFKIVLYEPEIPGNTGNIGRLCLGMNAELHLIKPMKFLITDKHLKRAGLDYWHKLKYEVHENLEAFLNKNPNSRMFWCTTKSDNLFTDVDYRKGDIFIFGPESRGIPEAILHKHWQNTIKIPMTDKIRSLNLSNSVAVIMYEAWKQIGFELE; encoded by the coding sequence ATGGCTGCAAAAACCAATTTCAAAATTGTGCTGTACGAACCAGAAATTCCTGGCAATACAGGAAACATAGGCAGATTGTGCCTTGGCATGAATGCAGAATTGCATCTAATAAAACCCATGAAATTTCTGATAACTGATAAACATCTAAAACGTGCCGGTTTGGATTACTGGCACAAATTAAAATATGAAGTTCATGAAAATTTGGAAGCTTTTTTGAACAAAAATCCTAACTCAAGAATGTTCTGGTGCACCACCAAAAGTGATAATTTGTTTACTGATGTTGATTACAGAAAAGGTGATATCTTCATCTTCGGCCCCGAATCTCGTGGCATTCCAGAAGCGATTCTGCACAAGCACTGGCAAAATACGATCAAAATTCCAATGACAGATAAAATTCGCTCTTTGAATCTTTCCAACAGCGTTGCAGTGATAATGTATGAAGCCTGGAAACAGATTGGTTTTGAGCTTGAGTGA